The following proteins are encoded in a genomic region of Streptomyces collinus Tu 365:
- the glmU gene encoding bifunctional UDP-N-acetylglucosamine diphosphorylase/glucosamine-1-phosphate N-acetyltransferase GlmU, producing the protein MSAIRPAAVVVLAAGEGTRMKSATPKVLHQICGRSLVGHVLAASRELDPANLVVVVGHAREQVAAHLTEIDPGVRTAVQAEQNGTGHAVRMGLEELGGSVDGTVVVVCGDTPLLTADTLKKLAATHHADGNAVTVLTAEVPDATGYGRIVRDEATGAVTAIVEHKDASDAVRSIREINSGVFAFDGRLLSDALKRVRTDNSQGEEYLTDVLGILREAGHRVGASVAGDHREIAGINNRVQLAEARRILNDRLLTRAMLDGVTVVDPASTWVDVTVTFEQDSVVHPNTQLSGSTHIGGGAEVGPNSRLKDTRVGRGARVDNTVSEGARVGEGASVGPYAYLRPGTRLGAKAKIGTYVETKNSSIGEGTKVPHLSYVGDATIGDFTNIGAASVFVNYDGESKHHTTVGSHCKTGSDNMFVAPVTVGDGAYTAAGSVITKDVPPGSLAVARGQQRNIEGWVARKRPGSSAAKAAEAASRQVEREG; encoded by the coding sequence GTGAGCGCCATTCGCCCGGCAGCCGTCGTCGTTCTCGCAGCGGGTGAGGGCACCCGTATGAAGTCGGCCACACCGAAGGTCCTGCATCAGATCTGCGGCCGTTCCCTGGTCGGCCATGTGCTGGCCGCCTCTCGTGAGTTGGACCCGGCGAACCTGGTCGTCGTCGTGGGCCACGCCCGTGAGCAGGTCGCCGCGCACCTGACCGAGATCGACCCCGGTGTGCGCACGGCCGTGCAGGCGGAGCAGAACGGTACGGGGCACGCCGTACGGATGGGCCTTGAGGAGCTGGGCGGTTCCGTGGACGGGACCGTGGTCGTGGTGTGCGGGGACACGCCCCTGCTGACCGCGGACACGCTGAAGAAGCTCGCGGCGACCCACCACGCGGACGGCAACGCCGTGACGGTCCTGACCGCCGAGGTGCCGGACGCGACCGGTTACGGCCGGATCGTGCGGGACGAGGCGACCGGTGCCGTGACGGCGATCGTGGAGCACAAGGACGCGTCGGACGCGGTGCGGTCGATCCGGGAGATCAACAGCGGCGTGTTCGCGTTCGACGGCCGGCTGCTCTCGGACGCGCTGAAGAGGGTGCGGACGGACAACAGCCAGGGCGAGGAGTACCTGACGGACGTCCTGGGGATCCTGCGCGAGGCGGGGCACCGGGTCGGTGCGTCGGTGGCCGGGGACCACCGGGAGATCGCGGGGATCAACAACCGCGTGCAGCTCGCGGAGGCGCGCCGGATCCTCAACGACCGGCTGCTGACCCGCGCGATGCTGGACGGTGTGACGGTGGTGGACCCGGCGAGCACCTGGGTGGACGTGACCGTGACGTTCGAGCAGGACTCGGTGGTGCATCCGAACACGCAGCTGTCGGGTTCGACGCACATCGGCGGTGGTGCCGAGGTGGGTCCGAACAGCCGGCTGAAGGACACCCGGGTGGGCCGGGGGGCGCGGGTGGACAACACCGTGTCGGAGGGTGCCCGGGTCGGTGAGGGCGCGTCGGTGGGGCCGTACGCGTATCTGCGGCCGGGGACCCGGCTGGGCGCGAAGGCCAAGATCGGTACGTACGTGGAGACGAAGAACTCGTCGATCGGTGAGGGGACGAAGGTCCCGCACCTGTCGTACGTGGGTGACGCGACGATCGGTGACTTCACGAACATCGGTGCGGCGAGTGTGTTCGTGAACTACGACGGTGAGAGCAAGCACCACACGACCGTCGGGTCGCACTGCAAGACGGGTTCGGACAACATGTTTGTGGCTCCTGTCACGGTCGGGGACGGTGCGTACACCGCCGCCGGGTCCGTGATCACGAAGGACGTGCCCCCCGGTTCGCTGGCCGTGGCCCGTGGTCAGCAGCGGAATATCGAGGGTTGGGTGGCGCGCAAGCGTCCTGGGAGTTCGGCCGCGAAGGCGGCCGAGGCGGCGTCGCGGCAGGTCGAGCGCGAGGGCTGA
- a CDS encoding ribose-phosphate diphosphokinase: MTGIKTTGEKKMMFFSGRAHPELAEEVAQQLGVGVVPTKAFDFANGEIYVRYQESARGADCFLIQSHTAPINKWIMEQLIMIDALKRASARSITVIVPFYGYARQDKKHRGREPISARLIADLMKTAGADRILTVDLHTDQIQGFFDGPVDHLFALPLLADYVGGKVDRAKLTVVSPDAGRVRVADRWCDRLGAPLAIVHKRRDKDVANQVTVHEVVGEVEGRVCVLVDDMIDTGGTICAAADALFAHGAEDVIVTATHGVLSGPAADRLKNSRVSEFVFTDTLPTPGELAADMDKIKVLSIAPTIASAVREVFQDGSVTSLFDEQ, translated from the coding sequence GTGACCGGGATCAAGACGACCGGCGAGAAGAAGATGATGTTCTTCTCCGGCCGCGCCCACCCCGAGCTTGCCGAGGAGGTCGCCCAGCAGCTGGGTGTCGGGGTCGTCCCGACGAAGGCCTTCGACTTCGCCAATGGCGAGATCTACGTTCGTTACCAGGAGTCGGCGCGTGGTGCGGACTGCTTCCTGATCCAGAGCCACACGGCTCCGATCAACAAGTGGATCATGGAGCAGCTGATCATGATCGACGCGCTGAAGCGTGCGTCGGCCCGCTCCATCACGGTGATCGTGCCGTTCTACGGTTACGCGCGGCAGGACAAGAAGCACCGTGGTCGTGAACCGATCTCGGCGCGTCTGATCGCGGATCTGATGAAGACCGCGGGTGCCGACCGGATCCTGACCGTGGATCTGCACACGGACCAGATCCAGGGCTTCTTCGACGGTCCGGTGGATCACCTGTTCGCGCTGCCGCTGCTGGCGGACTACGTGGGTGGCAAGGTGGACCGGGCGAAGCTGACCGTGGTGTCGCCGGACGCGGGCCGGGTGCGGGTGGCGGACCGGTGGTGCGACCGGCTCGGTGCGCCGCTGGCGATCGTGCACAAGCGCCGGGACAAGGACGTGGCGAACCAGGTGACCGTCCACGAGGTCGTGGGTGAGGTCGAGGGCCGGGTGTGTGTGCTGGTCGACGACATGATCGACACGGGTGGCACGATCTGTGCGGCGGCGGACGCGCTGTTCGCGCACGGTGCGGAGGACGTCATCGTGACGGCGACGCACGGTGTGCTGTCGGGTCCGGCGGCGGACCGTCTGAAGAACTCGCGGGTGAGTGAGTTCGTGTTCACGGACACGCTGCCGACGCCGGGTGAGCTGGCGGCGGACATGGACAAGATCAAGGTGCTGTCGATCGCTCCGACGATCGCGAGCGCGGTGCGTGAGGTGTTCCAGGACGGCTCGGTGACCAGCCTCTTCGACGAGCAGTGA
- a CDS encoding 50S ribosomal protein L25/general stress protein Ctc, with the protein MSEVKLTAETRSEFGKGAARRIRRENKVPGVLYGHGSDPLHLTLPGHELLLALRTPNVLISLDIDGKSNELAIPKSVQRDPLKGFLEHVDLLLVKRGEKVTVEIPVQAEGELAPGGNLLEHVLNALPVEAEATHIPEAVTVSVEGLEAGASIHAKDITLPSGVTLAVEEDAVVLQVLAAQAEEAVEGEETEAEEVAEA; encoded by the coding sequence ATGTCCGAGGTGAAGCTCACCGCCGAGACGCGTAGCGAGTTCGGCAAGGGTGCCGCCCGTCGTATCCGCCGCGAGAACAAGGTTCCGGGTGTGCTGTACGGCCACGGTTCCGACCCGCTGCACCTGACCCTGCCGGGCCACGAGCTGCTGCTGGCGCTGCGTACGCCCAACGTCCTGATCTCCCTGGACATCGACGGCAAGAGCAACGAGCTGGCGATCCCGAAGTCCGTGCAGCGTGACCCGCTGAAGGGCTTCCTGGAGCACGTCGACCTGCTGCTGGTCAAGCGCGGCGAGAAGGTCACGGTCGAGATTCCGGTCCAGGCCGAGGGCGAGCTGGCCCCCGGTGGCAACCTGCTCGAGCACGTGCTGAACGCGCTGCCGGTCGAGGCCGAGGCCACGCACATCCCCGAGGCCGTCACCGTCTCCGTCGAGGGCCTGGAGGCCGGCGCCTCCATCCACGCCAAGGACATCACCCTGCCGTCCGGCGTGACCCTGGCCGTCGAGGAGGACGCGGTCGTCCTGCAGGTCCTGGCCGCGCAGGCCGAGGAGGCCGTGGAGGGCGAGGAGACCGAGGCCGAGGAAGTCGCCGAGGCCTGA
- the pth gene encoding aminoacyl-tRNA hydrolase — translation MDVSTPAEGPWLIVGLGNPGPEYAMNRHNVGFMVVDLLAERIGGKFKRAGKAQAQVLEGRMGPVGPAGRRVILAKPMSFMNLSGGPVNALRDFYKVPVANVVAVHDELDIDYGTLRLKLGGGDNGHNGLKSMTKAMGAEYHRVRFGIGRPPGRMQVADFVLKDFSSAERKELDYCVDRAADAVESLVSEGLERAQSAYNS, via the coding sequence ATGGACGTGAGCACTCCCGCAGAGGGCCCCTGGCTGATCGTTGGGCTCGGTAATCCGGGGCCGGAGTACGCGATGAACCGGCACAACGTCGGGTTCATGGTGGTGGATCTGCTGGCGGAGCGGATCGGGGGGAAGTTCAAGCGGGCGGGCAAGGCCCAGGCGCAGGTGCTGGAAGGGCGGATGGGCCCGGTGGGGCCGGCCGGCCGGCGGGTGATCCTGGCGAAGCCGATGTCGTTCATGAACCTGTCGGGGGGTCCGGTGAACGCGCTGCGGGACTTCTACAAGGTGCCGGTGGCGAACGTCGTGGCGGTGCACGACGAGCTGGACATCGACTACGGCACGCTGCGGCTGAAGCTGGGTGGCGGCGACAACGGCCACAACGGCCTGAAGTCGATGACGAAGGCGATGGGGGCGGAGTACCACCGGGTGCGGTTCGGGATCGGGCGTCCGCCGGGCCGTATGCAGGTGGCGGACTTCGTGCTGAAGGACTTCTCGTCGGCGGAGCGCAAGGAGCTGGACTACTGCGTGGACCGGGCGGCGGACGCGGTGGAGAGTCTGGTGTCGGAGGGGCTGGAGCGGGCGCAGAGCGCGTACAACTCCTGA